The Primulina eburnea isolate SZY01 chromosome 12, ASM2296580v1, whole genome shotgun sequence genome includes the window TTCTAATAtcaattacatgcttaaactgtttctttctcaattacaatatagttgaggcctaagacccTTGAActttcctcattggaacgaatatcgCATTTTTAATTCTTTATTAATTATAGCGtgtaaaacttaataagttatcccATAGTAGCCttagactaactctaataaatcaacttcgcTTATAGCCCCTAGATTTCTAGAATTCCCATATCAcaattttagatttcttactcggtAAAAATCTTAACATTCGTTCATTGGTGACCTATGCCAAACACCACAAAttaccttttgtttttattttacccaaaaattccgTATAAGAACTTATCtcataaacttgaaattcaAGCTTACTCAACCCAAGTAATATTAGATAATATAATTCCAACACATATTCATttattctcaagtttcttaatgacttaccaaaaaatttctcaagacaaagtgtctacctcaattcttacatacgtctatcgagtaacctaaccattaatcatacccaactttctagaaaaagttaaaattccaacaaaggtaTAGTTTTAACTCTTAAGATCATGATTAAAACTTATGCTACATCAAACCTTAAGTCCTAAAAAATAAGTTAACTTAATGTAAAATATTGTAACTTGACTAAATGATCACTTTACCTTAAATTGTTATCACTCTAAATGTGGGGCCCTCGCTCGCCGGTAATTATTAtgcattatttaatttaattactgtTTAATTCTGCAGCGGATAATGTgattttaaaattcaatgatAAAGCGAGCccgaaaagaaaaacaaaatattttatttcaaaagaTATTCGGTGTCATCTATATATATTGTAAATTCCAGTCATCATCATACGTTAGTTTATATACAAATCAATAGTGCTCGAAATAATTTTACAAAGCAAACTACTTCAAAATACTTCCGAGCTCATCCATAACAAAATACTTAGACGATATTATAATTAGTCCAACATATAACTCTACTCATATAGGGCAAATGGGGACATATGCAGTCCAGGTGACTCTGACTGCAATGGACGGTATCACAGGCTCTGTCTCCACCTCTACTAAAAAACccgaaaaatcataaaatacttCCTCTACCAGTGTCAACAATCCTTCTACGAGCATCACTCTATATGTGCTCTCCTGAGACCAATCATCTCCCAATAAAACTATGTACGCCATCTTTCCCTGATTATCAACCAGACAAAGAAGATAACCGCCCCGAGGGGTAAGCAATAGCCCAGTATGATAATACCGAAATAAAAACAACATGCAGTGTAATGAATGATATATGGATGTAATGCATGATCAGGTTATATACACATGCATAGGAAATCAATATATCGGAAGCTGCACATCAGTAAATGCAGCGCATAACAGCTCGAGCAATAGGCAAGGCTAGGCTACACTATCGTAGGGACCACTCCTCCACCAGTCTACTACCGTGCGCCGGTCAGCTCTCTAGGGACTACAGACATACTGCGCCTTATCGGCCTACAATATCTCTCGGGCTAGTCGCAGTTCCGTATCATCCCGATAATCCCCTTGAATCCAAACACGATATCGAAAGAAataaatactggaatcaaggctcaatatgcaatgcaatGTCATGTCATCCATCGATGCTACATATATATAGAAAATACATgtgtataaaatatattttattgtacTGCTTCGATGTTTATGTAATGTCACAAATAATTCACGTATAAAAATTAATGCCATATAATTCATGTTCAACAAATaccaatattttaaatgttcaacaAATAGataataattcaatatcaaatattttaaagtttataCTTAAGTAAAGCAGCCGTGCgatgtttaatttttaattattttaattcctCTACTATGTCTAGACATACTGTAGATGTTGATTTTCTTTAGAATTTATTCGTATGTATTGATCAGACTTTATACTTATAATAGGTCTTTCATAGGTTCTATAAACAACTAAAGCAGAGCTTAAATAAGAATCATAAACCAATTAAGTTATTTCTATTTCTCGCAGATACAAAATTATCTTTTATTTAAAGTAAAGAAACAATTTATCCAAATAGTTTAATTTAATGACATCAAAGAAATTAGTTTAAAATTTCAGATTTCAAGTGgacaaatattaatattattattattatataaatattcctattttttttataaaatttcctACAATAATTAATCTTGTAATGATTTGTAGCACTAAATATGaaacatattcatatataattataaatttctTTCTTATTATTGGTTGGCCGATAAATTCAATTTAACTCATTTTAAACTTTGAATCTATAGTTTACCACAATAATTAAgctattaaaattttattttttgtactaGCTTTAGGAACTTGACTAAAGCTGACAAACAAAAAAGCTATAATTCAATTACCCTTCAATATATAATAGGACAAGAGTTATgtatataaaaagaaaaaaaaaaaacaaaacataaagattcttgaaatatttacCTTAACTGCCTTAACTAGAAGGCGCCGAGTGAGATATGTAGAACTTGGCTTattagttttaaattttattattaatttagatggtttatatttatttttatttttattttttttatgattgcTACTCAAGAACTCTCCTAGCTCCCATATTTATACTATATCGATGGCGATGCATAGAATGAATTATTTACTTGTAGGGCCAAATACTAATGATTGGGGGATAAGGTTAGAATTTGATGTGATGTTTTCACCTTGTCCCTTTACTATTTTTAGGGCtattatatgtattatttagaCATATATATTGCCTTTTCATTATTTAGAAGGTTACTATAGGCttgtacatacatatatatatatatatatatatttactatTTTTAGGGCtattatatgtattatttagaCATATATATTGCCTTTTCATTATTTAGAAGGTTACTATAGGCttgtacatacatatatatatatatatatatatatatatatatatatatatatatatatatatatatatatatatatatatatataatggttTTAGGGTCTTACACTTATCATCTCCTTAAATAGATTTCGTCCCGAAATCAAATTTGTAAAAATGTTATGACAGTGTATTTGCAATAAATGAAATTTATACCTAGTTGAATAACTGAGGATATAGTTGCCGCATTTGGCTTTCTAATTCCCAAGTAGATTCTTCTACTCCATGACGAGACCATTGAACGCGTACCAGGGGAATTATCTTGTTGCGTAGAACTTTATCTTTATGATCCAAAATGCAAATAGGTTGTTCAACGTATGATAATGTAGGGTCCAATTCCACTTCGTCTGGCGGCAACACATGATTtggatctggttcatatttcCATAGCAtggaaacatgaaaaacattgtgaattCTTGATAAAGCAGGTGGTAATGCTAACCGATATGCCAAATTGCCCACATGTTCTAACCAATGTAGCGCGGCGAGAGTTTTCCTTTCATACCAAATCGGACCGTTCCCCTGAAAGGTGAAGTTTTAGAAATACACGATCCCCTTCCTGAAATTCAAGTGGTCTGCGTTGCCGATCCGCGTAACTAGCTTGTCGGTCTTGAGCAGATTTTATTCGTTTTCTGATTAAATGGATTTTATCGTTCAATTCTTGTATCATCTCTGGCCCAGTCAGTTGCTTGTCACCTAtctcatcccaaaataatggtgaactacattttcttccatataagGCTTCAAATGGGGCCATTTCAATACTACGTTGGAAACTTTTATTGTATGAGAATTTGAAAAGTGGTAAAGCATCTTGCCATCcgacataaaaatccataataaTAGCGCGAAGCATGTCTTCCAAAGTTTGAATAGTTCGTTcggactgaccgtcagtctgtgggtgatatgcagtgCTCATAGCCAATCTTTAAACTAATGTCCTCCTGAAAACTTCCCCAAATTTTTGAAGTaaatcttggatctctatcagaaacaatagtgaCAGGAATTCCATGAAGTCTcattatattttcaatataaaGACGAGCCATTTTACTATAAGTGTAAGTCCGCTCGTATGGAATAAATGTGCAGATTTTGATAgacgatccactataacccataTGGAATCGCAACCTCCTGtagaacgaggtaaatgagtaaCGAAATCCATTGCAATgtgctcccaattccatttgAGAATTTTGAGACTGTGTAGGAGTCTTCCaggtttctttctctcagctttGACTTATTGACATGtgagacatctagacacaaattcagATATGTCCTTCTTCATTCTCTTCCACCAAAACTGGAGTCTCAAACAAGCATACATTTTCTTTCCTCCCGGATGGATGCTATAACGACTGCAATGGGCCTCGTCCAGAAGTTCTAATCTCAAATCTGATTTTTCTGGAACAACTAGACGGCCATTTAGTCGTAGAGAATCATCGAAAACTATTTCGAATCCTGATTTGTGACCATTGAGGACCAATTGTATGGATTTTAGAATTTGGGCATCAGTCTTTTGTGCCTCCTTAATTCGAGAAATTAATTCGGCTTCAATCTGTAATGCAGCAACGGTGATATGCTCATCATTAACAATGAAATTCCAT containing:
- the LOC140806701 gene encoding uncharacterized protein; the protein is MDLLKYYDCKIQYQPGKVNVTADPLSRKVRDVVLTSVQISQVHEDIYTSGWNFIVNDEHITVAALQIEAELISRIKEAQKTDAQILKSIQLVLNGHKSGFEIVFDDSLRLNGRLVVPEKSDLRLELLDEAHCSRYSIHPGGKKMRLRFHMGYSGSSIKICTFIPYERTYTYSKMARLYIENIMRLHGIPVTIVSDRDPRFTSKIWGSFQEDISLKIGYEHCISPTD